From one Lycium ferocissimum isolate CSIRO_LF1 chromosome 7, AGI_CSIRO_Lferr_CH_V1, whole genome shotgun sequence genomic stretch:
- the LOC132063228 gene encoding cytokinin dehydrogenase 6-like, which translates to MTCQCFVFTRKKNVLFLRSFSILVLIWVITKPNLCFSSVLSSLKALNLQGRITFENNDFASRDFGNQIHSHPLAVVHPKSVADISEIVRHVWQMGRGSELTVAARGHGHSLQGQAQARGGVIINMESLQGQEMQVYRGQFPYVDVSAGELWINILHETLKYGLAPKSWTDYLHLTVGGTLSNAGISGQAFRHGPQISNVRQLEVVTGKGEVIICSQEQNADLFYGVLGGLGQFGIITRARISLERAPKMVKWIRVLYSDFSTFARDQEHLISAAKTFDYVEGLVIKNKTGLVNNWRASFDPQDPVQASHFVSDGRTLYCLELTINLYPEKADTINQEIEDLLSQLSYIPSTLFMSEVPYIEFLDRVHSSELKLRSKGLWDLPHPWLNLLVPKSKIQHFANEVFGNILSDTNNGPVLVYPIHKSAVDNRTSFVCPDEDIIYLVAFLSHANPSSNGTDSLEHVLTQNKRILDFCEVSHLGVKQYLPHYTKQEQWRTHFGPQWEVFVQRKSAYDPLAMLAPGQGIFQKAVSVS; encoded by the exons GTAATTACCAAACCAAACCTTTGTTTCTCCAGTGTCCTATCCTCATTGAAAGCCCTCAATCTACAAGGCCGTATCACATTCGAAAACAACGATTTTGCATCCCGAGATTTCGGGAACCAAATTCATTCCCACCCTTTAGCAGTAGTCCATCCGAAATCCGTTGCTGATATTTCAGAAATAGTAAGACATGTCTGGCAAATGGGCCGGGGCTCGGAACTGACCGTGGCAGCACGAGGCCACGGTCACTCCCTTCAAGGCCAGGCGCAAGCGCGAGGAGGAGTTATAATCAACATGGAGTCATTACAGGGTCAAGAAATGCAGGTCTATAGGGGACAATTCCCTTATGTAGATGTATCAGCTGGAGAATTGTGGATAAACATCTTGCATGAGACATTGAAATATGGATTAGCACCAAAATCTTGGACTGATTACCTCCATCTTACTGTTGGAGGTACTTTGTCTAATGCTGGCATCAGTGGACAGGCATTTCGTCATGGCCCTCAAATCAGTAATGTCCGCCAGCTGGAGGTTGTTACag GAAAAGGAGAAGTCATAATTTGTTCACAAGAACAGAATGCTGACCTCTTCTATGGTGTTCTGGGAGGACTTGGTCAGTTTGGCATAATAACTAGAGCAAGAATCTCTCTGGAACGAGCCCCgaaaatg GTGAAATGGATAAGAGTGCTGTACTCTGATTTCTCCACATTTGCTAGAGACCAAGAGCATTTGATATCTGCAGCTAAAACATTTGATTACGTGGAAGGGCTGGTGATTAAGAACAAAACAGGTCTAGTGAATAATTGGAGAGCATCTTTTGACCCTCAAGACCCTGTTCAAGCCAGCCACTTTGTATCAGATGGAAGAACACTCTATTGCCTTGAACTAACCATAAATTTATACCCCGAGAAAGCCGATACAATAAACCAG GAAATTGAGGATTTGTTATCCCAACTAAGTTATATCCCATCAACACTATTTATGTCAGAAGTTCCATACATAGAATTTTTGGACAGGGTTCATTCATCAGAGCTAAAACTTCGATCGAAAGGACTTTGGGATCTTCCACATCCATGGCTCAACCTTCTAGTTCCAAAAAGCAAAATACAACACTTTGCTAATGAAGTTTTTGGCAACATTCTAAGTGATACCAACAATGGCCCTGTTCTTGTCTACCCAATTCATAAATCAGC GGTGGACAACAGAACATCGTTTGTTTGTCCAGATGAAGATATTATCTATCTGGTGGCCTTTTTATCCCATGCAAATCCCTCATCCAATGGAACTGACAGTTTAGAACATGTGTTAACTCAGAACAAAAGAATTTTAGACTTCTGTGAGGTGTCACACCTAGGGGTCAAGCAATATCTGCCACATTACACAAAACAGGAACAATGGAGGACCCATTTTGGTCCACAATGGGAAGTTTTTGTACAGAGGAAATCTGCTTATGACCCTTTAGCTATGCTTGCTCCTGGCCAAGGAATTTTTCAAAAAGCAGTATCAGTTTCATAA